Sequence from the Panicum virgatum strain AP13 chromosome 5N, P.virgatum_v5, whole genome shotgun sequence genome:
GCGCCTCCCACACCCCTCCCTTCAGAAAGTGGAAAAATGTGACAGCCATCTTGTTGCATCAACCTCCGCAAACTGTACAAAAGGCTTTATCAAGTACTCATTAACATTTGCTGGCAGATTTTTAACAAAAGCAGTCTTAATCGGAGAGTAGACAGAATAGAAATATCAATCAAAAGTGCAAACAAAAGATAGCTATATTTGCATtgagtaaaaaaaaatatttgcctTCCATACTTCATCAGAATTCACAACCACACAGGAGACTCATAAGTTGAATCGTTAATTAATAGTGCAACATGAGAGATTGATATAAACTAACCTCAAGGTTACCGGACAGCGGTGATGCGTGCAAGTGACTATCCAGCCACCTACGTGTCCTCATGTGTTGCAACTTTATGATGCTACCAGTCGATGGCATCACCTTGCTTAGACGATGAATGAGGAGTATACCTTATGATCTGCATTTAACATGTCCAACATTTTTGAGCTGACATGCTTAAATGGCAATTACATCTGTATCAAACTGTAACTACTGTTTTTTCATACCAGATACAATAAAATAGGCGGCTGAGGAGAATACAGAAGTACATATCTGATTTGCAATAGTAATGTTGTTTTCTGCATATGTTTACTTATTTCATTAAAGAAATACCTGACATTATATTTGCAAAGAGATCCTACATCCTTGTTAATCGATACGAATTAGCTCACTCCTGAAAACTACAGGACAATTTGTAGCCTGAATTCAAACAAACTGATCAGTGTCTCAACCTGAACAAGAGTGCACTAATAAATACTTTAATTCAATTGTTCTAAACTACAGTTAATTGAAGACCCTTTGAGTCACTGATCTTTTCATATATTTCTAGTAAGAGTAAACAGGGTATGTCCACTTTGTGCACGAGCAGTAGACATGATGCCCTGGTGATTGAAATAATAATGCAAGGAACAGGCTACAGGCCACACTTGGcgttaaacaaatcaaatagaCACTATGCAAGGTTACTCGAGTAACAGATCACTGCAGCAAAAGAACAAACAATCTGCTCGTACACTGGACTATTTTAACCTGTCTAGTATTTTAAGAAATCTGACAAACTGCCACATTCAGAAGCTATCATCAGAGAAAGAACATGGCGAAGCTGCTGCCGGACCTGTCGAGCTGACCTGCAAGGAAGAATTGCATAGCCAAATATGCGAACGCTGACCTGCAAAGAGAACTGAATCAAGCCGAGCACTCAAGAAAAATCGATCCAGCAGAGCTGCTGCTAGGGCAGACAGAAGTGAGCTCGGAGAGCTCCTATTGTTACAGCTGCAAGAGATGGATACTTTGACCTGTAGAATCGATCGAGAGAACCAGTAAGCTAGGCAGCAACAACTCAAGACACAAAcagcttatcaaagagctaaTAACTTTTAGACAATACTATCACTTctggatctttttttttttgcgcaaGAGTATCATTTCTAGATCATGTGCTCTCATATGATCTGAAGTCCACTGAAGCAAGCAACTCTAGTTGTGCCCCATCTATGGGTAACTTTGTTCGGTGCCTCtcaatttagaaaaaaatatactGCTTGCTGCAGCTTATTTGACCACCAAAAAATTCACACCCTCACAAAACTTACCTCTTCTCCAACTATTTATCATTCCTACTACTAAAATTGATGAAAGAATGATGGTATAGATAAATAACAAATGCACATTAATTAGATTGAGATCTTACCTTTTCCATGTCAATCTCCTGCTCTCACGGCCATGCTAGAGTTCATAaaataatttttgcaaaatACATCTCCCACACTGCATGATAAATAGGCCTGCAAACAACCACCAATTCACAAAGTTCGTTCAGGATCGTGCACAATTGGGCCAAGCTCCGCAGTGTAATGGGGTCAGGTTGCTCATATACCTGGCAGGCCCTATCGTCGAGGATGCCATCAACCGCGAAGGACCGGTCGCCGACAGCAACGGCGTCCGAAGCAGTGTTGCGGACAAACCAAGATCCCTGTCGTCCACCGTCCGGCTCACCGTTGGCCGCACCCTCACCACCACCTGCGTGCACAAATTCCTACACATCAAGAACAAGGCTCGTGACCCTCCCGAGATCCCAAATTAccctcgcaggaagtggaaccagGTGAAGCAAGCATGCTACGGTACCTTGACGGAGGGATCTTCCTCGATGGTGACCGCCGGCGGTGGAGCAGCAGCGCGGTGGGGGCAGCGTGGGGGATCGGCGTGCGAGGCGAGAGGATTGGGGCCGGCGCTCGCGGTGGGTGGCGCTGCGCGCCGCGTggtcagcggcggcggtgcctgcgccggcgagcggcgcattCGCGCGCGGAGGGGGGCCGGCACGCGAGGCGAGAGGAGAGaggggccggcgagcggcgcatgCGCGCACGGAGAGGGGTGGGCGCCTGCGCCGGCCATGAGGGGCCGGCGAAcggcgcggcggctctgcggtgagcggcgcgcgggagaggctGTCGCAGTACACGGTTTAGGAAGGTTTAGGAAGGGGATTGAGGAGGGAATTTTGGGTGGGTACAATTAGTGGGTAGATTGCCCATGGTGAAAAAAACAAGCCAAAACATGGGAAACATTTTAGAAAGAGTGGTTTTTTCCCTCATCACCAGACTTTCATTGTCCACCTTCCCGACAGGTGGGGACACTGTGAGAGGTGGGTTTGTTTTTTCTTGGTACATGTTAATTTCAATTGTTAGGatccttatagtatagatagatacaATACAGTGCTTTCAGTGCAACCAAGTCTGAATAatctttcctgatagaatatGCACATTCAAGTTAATTAGAAAGGCCTTCAAGTGAATAATGTGTTCACGTGAATGCTAGCATATCATTTGTGCATAAACAGAATTAATAAAGCATGTGCAAGAGGAGGAAAGAAGAACAAGGCAAAGTATTGAGGCAGATCAGATAAACAAGACAAGCTGCTGGTTACGAATacacaaaagaaacaaaatatCTAACAGGAAAATGAGCAGAGAAATGTTCTATAGAACATCACATTTCTAAGGCTGGATGGCTGAGAGATGCCCTCCTTGCCAAGAGGTCCAAGAAAAAGGTAGCAATTATATCCATGGAGACTCCATATGGAGGTAACAAGGTCTAAATGTAACCAAAACAGGCAGACCCAGTAGCAAGCGACtaaattcaaataaactagTCCTCCTACAACAAATTTTTGGGTAGCTTAAATGCTATAATTTCTCCAAATTATCATGTAAGAAAGAAAACAGGCCATTACAACTCTGTAGCAATGtgttagagaaaaaaaaacaactctGTAGCAATCAATCATCAGGACTTAACTGTTCCAAATTGTTATAATAATCCTCCAACCAAAGGTATAAGATGCATTATTATAAACTCAGCAAATGAACCCGataaaattaacaaaaaaaCTGAAAGCATGcaggaaacaaaagaaaggatGGCCATAGTGTCACAGTGAGACAAAAACAGTAGCTGCATTAAAAAAATGGTGCTTCAAAGAGTTACCGACAAATAGTTCTTGGGTTCTTTCAACTGCAAACAGAAAGAACTGTTAGCAGACAGGCACAGAGAACCAATTATTATGTTACAATGCAATCATGGCTCATCATGAAAACTACAAGTTGGAGCAGTGTACATTCAACTGTCTTACGTAGCCTTCAGCCAAACTCCAAATAACCttgcaaaaactttttgtgGAATGGAGCAATCCATTCATACTGTATCAGGATCCACAAGATAATCTGAGAAATGAGAAACCCTACTTTGATCATATAAGTGAAAGATCTCTATTCTCACTTGTTCGCTTTCATGATAGAAGCTAAACAAAGAGCAGTTGCAGCATTTGTCTGCTGGCACAGTACGAAATGACGATGAAAGCGCACGATGAACAGAATACCTATCAAAAAGTACAAACAGTAACACAGTATGGCAAATAACTCGTGAACTTGCCAGGAGGTAAGGATTTTTCACCGCTCGCATACATGATATGCTACCACACAAGTTTTTTTTACAGTTTAATATATTGGGATGCGTAACTAGGCACATCTATGTTTATGAGATTATGCATATTCGCGCCTGGCGCAATACAGTAAGAAACGATATAAGACCCAACAAAGTTatcataatgaaatacaaaggTTTAAAGGTTTACCATGAGGCGCGGATCCATGCATATGTTATCAATAGGACGAGCATCATGATCATCTAAAGCAGAATTACGGAGCTCAAATGAACTCTCGAGAAAAACCCAGCACAGGGAAGCAGCTAAAGGTTTGACATGAATCATGTTTCCAAATGCTGTCCCTAAAGAAACGATACTCTCTACTAGCAGCATTTTCATTCAGATACAGTCAATAGCTGCTAGTGACAGAAGTCTAATTTAACAGGTACAACAACAACCAAAAGCGAACACCAGGCAGCAGCATGGCCTTACTCCTATGAAACCACAGCTCAGCTGTGTATCCATGCTCATTTGCTCGATAAAAGGATTGTGCCAGGGAAAGAAGCTGAACCATTGTTTGGAGCGGGCTTCAAATTGAGAATGGAAGCCATGACATTGTATATCTCCACATTCTCAAATGAGGGCACAGTTCTACCCCCCTGGAAACAAGGTCCATGTGCTGCGAAAATGGTCCTCATTGAGAAGAAGGCATTGTCGTACCCATGTGCCCCTCCACATTCATTCCTCTTGGAACGTTTCATCTCCACTTTATAGCCTTCCTCTACCAGTCCGATGATTGGTGGGATCCTGTAATTATCTGAGTAATGCAGGCGAGAAGGCAAATCCTCCTTCAAGTACATTCTCACATATTCCCCATTCTCCACCTTACCAGACCCAAGCCCCTCGTTCATCTTGGCCACAACCTCAGCCGGGGACACACCATCTGGCGGCCTGATTGCCAGCAATGGCGTCATAGACAGAACCCAATCTTCCTTCAGCTTAATCCATGGAGCCAACTCTTCAAGGAACACAAGCTTCTTGTCGCATGTTCCGACCATACCATGATCCCCCAACAATATAATGTTCACATCCTCAAACACTCCCCTAGCCTCCAAACCGGCAATGAGCCTTCCGAGCATCTCATCTATGTGGATAACCGCATCAGTGATTGCCGGATCGTCAGGACCCACCTGGTGCCCCTGATGATCAGGATCTTCAAAGTACAGGGTCAGGAACTGTGGCATTTCGTCAGACGGGAGATCGAAGTAACCAAGGATGGTGTCGACCCTGTCCTCAAATGGCACTGAGCCATTGTAGTGGCGGCAGTACTTGTCCGGGCAGTTCCAGGAACCCTTCTTGACCTCCGAACCCGGCCAGAAGAATGTGGCGGCCAGCACGCCctgggcggcagcggtggcccAGAGCGGCTCCCCTCCCCACCACTTGGGATCGTGGTTGGCCATGTTGAACTGGTCCCCCGAGATCGGGTCGGGGAAGTAGTTGTTGATGATGCCGTGGGAGGAGGGGTAGAGGCCAGTGACGATGGAGTAGTGGTTGGGGAATGTGAGCGTGGGGAAGACGGGGATCAAGCcctcggcggcggaggtgccATTGGCGAAGAGGCGGCGGATGTGCGGGAGGGGGGCCTTGAACTGGTACCCGAAGCGGAAGCCATCCGAGGATATGAGCAGCACCACCGGCTTCtggagcttggagagcggccgCGCGGTGGCGGAGACCGCGGGCACGGCGGAGTGGATGGGCGGGCTGAGGATGAGgaggaaggcggtggcggcggtgaggaggagcaggaggcgggaGGCGGTGGAGCGTTGGGACGCAGGCCGCACGGAGGGCTGGAGGAGAGCAGCGGTGAAGGGCGGCGAGTCACCTGGGGTCCGGAGCTGGCCGGTGATGGGCGGAgacgccatcgccgtcgccgacgatgCTGTGGCTGCTATGGACTTGTGATGGACTGgatcttctcttcttctttttttctctgtGGAAAGGTGAGTGAGTGGACCGGATCTGAGAACGACGACTACGGTCGTGTTTGATAGACAGGCCTCTAGCGTCGTGGGCTCGAGAGAGTCCAGGAATTTAGAGCCCGTGGACCAGTTTGTTGGGAACAGTACAGTGTCCATCTGAACATTAATTAAGAATGCTTTTCCTAGAAAAATTTCAATATCAATTAGTATACTTTAAAAATATTCTGCAAGATTTGAGTTGTAAAATTGGTCATGAAAACAGCTTACACGAGCCATAGTATATGCTATATATGGCATTAGCAAAAACTGTTAATGTAAATAAAGTATATATATGAGCATGTGGCTACCAAAGAGGTTGCATATTATCTTTCTTAACCACTGTATTGCTATCTAAGTTTCTTGATGTATATCTATACACTCTACGAGTAGTGGCGGACCCAAGAATTTAACTTTGGAAGAGTTTTatacttttatttcttttattcTTCATCCTTCCTCTTATTTTGTTCTTCCCCCTCCTTATCTATGGCTAAAAATTGTTGGAGGGGCTTGCCCTCATGTTGGATCCACCCCTTGCCTACGAGATAGTAAAGATTTAGATTAAAACGGTATATTACCCCCTATGTTTGATcaatttctttcaattagtaCTAATGCATTTCACACAGATTGATTAGATATGATCCAACATGATCGTGTGCTATTTGGCCCATAAGTTTATTTTACAGCTCTATCTCCAAAATGTACTCAGTTAAAACATCCAGCCTACCCCCACACCCTCTTCATTAAAAACAAGATACGGAAAAAATGGTTTTAATTTATTTCCGTAAACATGTACCTCTCTACTGGCTGCGAGTAAAATGCAATCATTTGATAATGCACGTGCAAATTTAAAATGCACTAGTACAAATCATGAGGCTGGTCTGGCTCGACCGCTCGATGTACCTACCccaggcccggcggcggcggcaccggttGCCATCCATCCAACCCCCGTTCACACCAGGGAGCCTTCTCGCTGCTTCTCCCCCTTCTCGCTGCTACAGGAAAAGAGGGCGAAAAGCAGGCGACGTCGAGTACCGGCGACGATTCCGCCGGCCCCTTCCCTCTCCGGCGACCGAGATGGCATCGGAGagatgaaagcatctaggcccctaattcgagttttggtaattaatgacaatgatttgtggattaacaatttcattcgagataatgagcataggttgattgaaagagcatctagacccctagtgggttttggagtattgattgacaacacgattaaaggactaacttgtttgcatgagatcaTGAGCAGGTATTTAATTAAGTAATGGGTACTAAATGAGATGGCTCATGTGTTGCAAGCAAGTGTGTTTATCCCATTGGTAAAATAtgtatgtgacaagcaaaacaagaaaagaaaaataaagcaagatattcatggttgatataaaGCCTTTAATATGAGAAGGCTTGTTTCGGTTCAAAATGGGATTTAAAGTGATaagtaaaggttttgtgaatgagatgtgatatgcttatgcataatCTCAAATATGGAAGATCTTGTCACATGTGATAAATGGTTATTAACTAAAGAAGCAAACAAGGCAaaaagagaatgagacatgagttgatgcatatatgatgtcttaaattggaaagcttgcatataagattgaattgagaattcaaaCTGAAaatgaagatttcatgcatgacacaaatcaatatgagttcaagagGCTACAcaagcgacggcttggggggagcaaaaaaaccgatacgggtcaaagtCCGGaaatcctagagtcatggagagctctatgttgaagagtgtcattattcaagtaaagaaagtgacttgtgaatcaagttAGATTTCACTCATATGCAAatcaaagattcaaagtcactagctccaagcgggtatgctcaaagaatgaagatgttgatgcccaCAAAGTACTGAAGAAAGGATGTCATGATcaaaatggatttcattgtaagttaaatgtgatacaagcctacatgaagctatatgtgatgcaaggatgaagagttggaattcgggAATGGATTTCTAGGTACTAAGTTTGAAAAATGACAATTGTGGTTGTGCCGAGGAAACAATGCTAGAATGACGAAACGTTCtttgggttcaacttgaagaatcttggtcatgtgtggtgttcatattggcaagtatcaatctttctagaatcttgttatgaagacggtgacttgaactagaagtggatttcattcaagaataaaggttcaaggtcactagctcaaggaagatgtgctcaaagtaaagaagtcaagttggatgcacacctcagattgtgattgatcaacacacggcataggatgaaaaagagaagctcaagaagttgaaatgtaatttatctttgatcttgaaTTTAGGTataccgtactatcaagagggatgtatcacaatggtctttggtttagtctcagtgctcaagtaacccatgtgagttgaGAGAAACACAAAAGCCTCACATACACATTTTAACTTTGCTGCCAGGGCATTtggaatccggaagttccggatttggcacAAGTGgtactaacggctagttggtttgaaaacccgAAGGTTCCAGGTTGTGGAATCCGGAAGTTTCGGGTTCTAACTGTCACATAACGGTTATTTTTGTTGGGAccagctatttataccccttagccccctccttggtgggctgctgtTCCAAGCTCTATTCTGTTCATTGCTGGTCGTCCCAAGAAgcttggtagccatagttgagctctccccaacctctctttgtgagattgtgtgattagtgtatatccttgagttgggttgagagagtgaatgcttgagagcactagagaacacagcaaaccttgagcacttgagattAGCCGTGTTTTGTGtgattcgcatttgttactcttggcggtgaagcctcctagacggctaggcgtcgccggttagctcccaaggattgtggtgagcagcggcaagtttgttgcagcaccgatcttgtgccacaagggcgcatggtcatatagtggaaggaggaaatagcttgaccttggAGTCGATATAaggttcctcaacggagactaggattcacacgtgggtgcacggggtgaatctgaacttcggtaaaacaaatccttgtgttcattgtatttacatttgtttgaggatttgaggagctctccATTAGACACTTGTGTCTTGGAGATTTTGTTGTTTCGTATGTGCAGGATCTGCGTGAATCTGATCAAGGAACTTCTCTGAGCAGACTCTAcaattggggtttgaatttacATTCATTTTTAGCACTACTCTTATTGTGTTCACTCTGttctgagtgaactcggaagttccggattgacaaatccggaagttccgagttcacctactgtctagcctaaatccggaagttccggatttgaaacccggaagttccgggtttggcaGACAGTGAATTTAATCCGCTGcatttgagtgaaaatttgtaggtgcgcctattcaccccctcctctaggcgacatcacggtcctttcattgatccacggatgaaagggatttggttgtgaacgtgtgaagtttggagaatatatgcaaagctcgggctcgaggcaaaggtataaaatagggcttttgtattttactgGGCACAAGGCGTtcagtggatgaaaagtgaccggatttgttggatagatagccatactatcaagaggggttgtgtactcgtgcttgacgggtctttagtgccattttgctcaaaatgtctaggtgcatgcatgagggctaacgacgctTTGACAATATTTGaaaagtttgagagctgactgcacaagcgcGGACAATCCGCTCCCTggagagcggacggtccgcacccgtaccagagagcatgtttggctctggtggaaattagatgtgactggcggacagtccggcccaggagggcggacggtccgtcgctctaactcaaattgtaccagagagggtgttttctctggttgaGGCGATGATCTGtgcggcggacggtctgcccctggggtgcggacggtccgtcgactatttgacaatttgtaccagagacattgttgtctctaGTGGTTTTCAAggatgaacggcggacggtccgcccctggagcgcggacggtccgccagctaatttcaaagttgtaccagCGACGATgtttgtctctggtggtgtggaacacataactgcggacggtctgcccttggggcgcggacggtccgccagggctgtaaCGGATAGTTCTGACACACATTAAATGCACtatgactcactggtttataacggcggatggtcaggtttttgaaccgcggacggtccgcgac
This genomic interval carries:
- the LOC120673643 gene encoding venom phosphodiesterase-like, with translation MASPPITGQLRTPGDSPPFTAALLQPSVRPASQRSTASRLLLLLTAATAFLLILSPPIHSAVPAVSATARPLSKLQKPVVLLISSDGFRFGYQFKAPLPHIRRLFANGTSAAEGLIPVFPTLTFPNHYSIVTGLYPSSHGIINNYFPDPISGDQFNMANHDPKWWGGEPLWATAAAQGVLAATFFWPGSEVKKGSWNCPDKYCRHYNGSVPFEDRVDTILGYFDLPSDEMPQFLTLYFEDPDHQGHQVGPDDPAITDAVIHIDEMLGRLIAGLEARGVFEDVNIILLGDHGMVGTCDKKLVFLEELAPWIKLKEDWVLSMTPLLAIRPPDGVSPAEVVAKMNEGLGSGKVENGEYVRMYLKEDLPSRLHYSDNYRIPPIIGLVEEGYKVEMKRSKRNECGGAHGYDNAFFSMRTIFAAHGPCFQGGRTVPSFENVEIYNVMASILNLKPAPNNGSASFPGTILLSSK